A single Pseudomonas putida DNA region contains:
- a CDS encoding nucleotidyltransferase family protein, giving the protein MSVVALVLAAGSSVRFGGDKRRALMADGRSVLVHSVERACTVFDDVRVVLRDGERGEALGLPSACRVISSADFTLGMGHSLAAGAASLVDSEARAVAILLGDMPWVELGTLGLLAREASGSTIVLPCHAGQQGHPVVFGRDFWPALARLTGDEGARSVVRAHPDSCVRLAVEDAGVLRDVDTPDALRQ; this is encoded by the coding sequence GTGAGTGTGGTGGCGCTGGTGTTGGCGGCCGGCAGCAGCGTGCGCTTCGGTGGCGACAAGCGCCGGGCGCTGATGGCTGATGGGCGAAGTGTGCTGGTGCACAGCGTCGAACGTGCCTGCACAGTGTTTGATGATGTGCGGGTGGTGTTGCGTGACGGGGAGCGGGGAGAGGCACTCGGGTTGCCATCGGCGTGCCGGGTCATCTCCAGCGCCGATTTCACGCTTGGCATGGGCCATAGCCTGGCGGCTGGCGCTGCTTCGCTGGTCGACAGCGAGGCGCGGGCGGTGGCGATTCTGTTGGGTGACATGCCTTGGGTGGAACTCGGGACCCTGGGTTTGCTTGCACGCGAGGCCAGTGGGTCGACGATAGTTCTGCCTTGTCATGCTGGGCAGCAAGGCCATCCGGTAGTATTCGGACGTGATTTTTGGCCAGCGCTAGCGCGGCTGACGGGTGATGAAGGGGCGCGTTCGGTGGTGAGAGCCCATCCGGACAGTTGCGTCAGGCTGGCAGTCGAGGATGCTGGTGTGCTGCGCGATGTCGATACGCCTGATGCACTGCGCCAATGA